In a genomic window of Streptomyces noursei ATCC 11455:
- a CDS encoding MFS transporter, whose translation MPHLSTEASHSAPEPDRAARRRHRVLFRAIDRRRNPRLRRTDITVTDEPTVRRAVKAAALGNAMEWFDFGIYSYLALTIGKVFFPGGSSTASLLSSFATFAVAFLVRPLGGAYFGPLGDRIGRKKVLALTMIMMALGTLGIGLVPSYASIGPWSPALLILFRLVQGFSTGGEYGGASTFIAEYAPDKKRGYFGSFLEMGTLIGYTGAAGIVLLLNTTLGPDTMLAWGWRVPFLVAGPLGLVGLYLRLRLDETPAFQKLESTQTHAPTDSPTRTEEEPSHPSTHTPKRKLGEILTRHWPTLVLCIALVGAYNITDYMLLSYMPTYLTDTLDYDETHGLLILLATMVVLICLLPTVGRLNDRYGRKPLLMAGMLGFFVLAIPAFLLVKQGSLLTVGCGTALLGLSLLCLLGTMSAALPALFPTNVRYGSLSIGYNLAVSLFGGTTPLVITALMDTFDKNVMVPAYYTMGAALVGVIAVACMKETAQQPLEGSPPSVSTREEALELIASQTPEPRF comes from the coding sequence GTGCCGCACCTCAGTACCGAAGCCAGCCACTCCGCACCGGAACCGGACCGCGCCGCGCGCAGACGCCACCGGGTGCTCTTCCGCGCCATCGACCGGCGCCGCAACCCACGGCTCCGCCGCACCGACATCACGGTCACCGACGAACCCACCGTCCGACGCGCCGTGAAGGCCGCCGCCCTCGGCAACGCCATGGAGTGGTTCGACTTCGGGATCTACAGCTACCTGGCCCTCACCATCGGCAAGGTCTTCTTCCCCGGCGGCAGCTCCACCGCCAGCCTGCTGTCCTCCTTCGCCACCTTCGCCGTGGCCTTCCTCGTACGCCCCCTGGGCGGCGCCTACTTCGGCCCACTCGGCGACCGCATCGGACGCAAGAAGGTCCTCGCCCTCACCATGATCATGATGGCGCTGGGCACCCTCGGCATCGGCCTCGTCCCGTCCTACGCCAGCATCGGCCCGTGGTCCCCCGCCCTCCTCATCCTCTTCCGCCTCGTCCAGGGCTTCTCCACCGGCGGCGAATACGGCGGCGCCTCCACGTTCATCGCCGAATACGCCCCCGACAAGAAGCGCGGCTACTTCGGCAGCTTCCTGGAGATGGGCACCCTGATCGGCTACACGGGCGCCGCCGGCATCGTCCTCCTGCTCAACACCACGCTCGGCCCCGACACCATGCTCGCCTGGGGCTGGCGCGTCCCGTTCCTCGTCGCCGGCCCACTCGGCCTGGTCGGCCTCTACCTCCGCCTCCGGCTCGACGAGACCCCGGCCTTCCAGAAACTGGAGTCCACCCAGACCCACGCCCCCACCGACTCCCCCACCCGGACCGAGGAAGAGCCCTCCCACCCGTCCACCCACACCCCGAAGCGGAAGCTGGGCGAGATCCTCACCCGGCACTGGCCGACCCTCGTCCTGTGCATCGCCCTGGTCGGCGCCTACAACATCACCGACTACATGCTCCTCTCCTACATGCCGACCTACCTCACGGACACCCTGGACTACGACGAGACCCACGGCCTGCTGATCCTGCTGGCCACCATGGTCGTCCTCATCTGCCTGCTCCCCACCGTCGGCAGACTCAACGACCGCTACGGCCGCAAGCCGCTCCTGATGGCCGGGATGCTCGGCTTCTTCGTCCTCGCCATCCCGGCGTTCCTGCTGGTCAAACAGGGCTCCCTGCTCACCGTCGGCTGCGGCACGGCCCTCCTCGGCCTCTCCCTGCTCTGCCTCCTGGGCACCATGTCCGCCGCCCTGCCCGCCCTCTTCCCCACCAACGTCCGCTACGGCTCCCTGTCCATCGGCTACAACCTCGCGGTCTCCCTCTTCGGCGGCACCACCCCGCTGGTCATCACCGCCCTCATGGACACCTTCGACAAGAACGTGATGGTGCCCGCCTACTACACGATGGGCGCGGCCCTCGTCGGCGTCATCGCCGTCGCCTGCATGAAGGAGACCGCCCAACAGCCCCTGGAGGGCTCCCCGCCCTCGGTCTCCACCAGGGAAGAGGCCCTCGAACTGATCGCGTCCCAGACCCCGGAACCGCGCTTCTGA
- a CDS encoding ABC transporter permease, producing the protein MWVRSTLAYRTSFVLMTFGNFASSALDFVALLLMFSRVHALGGFALPEVAFLYGTCSLSLGLADLAVGNAERLGARIRDGTLDTLLLRPAPVYAQIAADRFALRRLGRTSQGLLVLLWSTGRIEVDWTPGRILMVPLTVVCGAVIFGAVFTAGAAFQFWAQDAAELQNSLTYGGNALLQYPPTVFARDLVRGVTFIVPLAFVNWLPALWLLGRPYPLGLPPWTAFLGPAVAALMVAGAALAWRCGVRAYRSTGS; encoded by the coding sequence ATGTGGGTGCGCTCCACGCTCGCCTACCGGACGTCGTTCGTCCTGATGACGTTCGGCAACTTCGCCTCCAGCGCACTGGACTTCGTCGCGCTGCTGCTGATGTTCTCCCGCGTCCACGCGCTCGGCGGCTTCGCCCTCCCCGAGGTCGCCTTCCTCTACGGCACCTGCAGCCTCTCGCTGGGCCTGGCGGACCTGGCGGTCGGCAACGCCGAGCGGCTCGGCGCCCGGATCCGCGACGGCACCCTCGACACCCTGCTGCTGCGCCCCGCACCGGTCTACGCCCAGATCGCCGCGGACCGGTTCGCGCTGCGCCGCCTGGGCCGCACCTCCCAGGGGCTGCTGGTGCTGCTCTGGTCGACCGGCCGGATCGAGGTGGACTGGACGCCCGGCCGGATCCTGATGGTGCCGCTGACGGTGGTGTGCGGCGCGGTGATCTTCGGCGCGGTCTTCACCGCCGGGGCGGCCTTCCAGTTCTGGGCGCAGGACGCCGCCGAGCTGCAGAACTCCCTCACCTACGGCGGCAACGCGCTGCTCCAGTACCCGCCGACGGTGTTCGCCCGCGACCTGGTCCGCGGGGTCACCTTCATCGTCCCGCTGGCCTTCGTCAACTGGCTGCCCGCACTGTGGCTGCTGGGCCGCCCCTACCCGCTCGGGCTGCCGCCCTGGACCGCCTTCCTGGGGCCCGCCGTGGCCGCCCTGATGGTCGCCGGCGCGGCGCTGGCCTGGCGGTGCGGCGTCCGCGCCTACCGCAGCACCGGCAGCTGA
- a CDS encoding DUF3618 domain-containing protein has translation MSEARTPAQIEADIVRRRQDLAVTLDEIGVRLHPKTIMDEAKAKASAAVDRTAGRAYVAVNRLVSDVRGQLVSEDGAPRLERIIPVAMIGVAVVGLLALGSKKRHK, from the coding sequence GTGTCGGAAGCCAGGACCCCTGCGCAGATCGAGGCGGACATCGTCCGCAGGCGGCAGGATCTCGCCGTGACGCTCGACGAGATCGGCGTCCGGCTCCATCCCAAGACGATCATGGACGAGGCGAAGGCGAAGGCGTCGGCGGCCGTGGACCGCACGGCGGGTCGGGCCTACGTGGCCGTCAACCGCCTGGTCTCGGACGTACGCGGTCAGCTGGTGTCCGAGGACGGGGCGCCGCGGCTGGAGCGCATCATTCCGGTGGCCATGATCGGCGTGGCCGTGGTGGGCCTGCTCGCGCTGGGCTCCAAGAAGCGCCACAAGTAG
- a CDS encoding HNH endonuclease signature motif containing protein, with product MSSGVQYTRERLTEAAGQCSDIDEVIAFFGTRPYGQLRRYLYRRFSHFGIDVSHFRHRGNMTRRKTRPTPEVLRTAVADSTSLAEVLRLLGRPDNGRQRAMLRKWITEEQLSTAHFLGQAHQRGKPGPVPAKRPQEILVRHDRKHRTRTRLLRRALREIGVPERCAGCGVLPEWLGRPMTLEVDHISGDWSDDRQENLRLLCPNCHAITSTWCRGGRRLRKTPGTMAGN from the coding sequence ATGAGCAGCGGCGTGCAGTACACCCGTGAGCGACTCACCGAAGCTGCTGGCCAGTGTTCCGACATCGACGAGGTCATCGCATTCTTCGGCACCCGCCCATACGGCCAACTCCGCCGCTACCTCTACCGTCGCTTCAGCCATTTCGGGATTGATGTCTCGCACTTCCGTCACCGCGGCAACATGACCCGACGCAAAACCCGCCCCACACCTGAGGTGTTGCGCACCGCAGTAGCCGACTCGACTTCCCTCGCTGAAGTGCTCCGCCTTCTAGGACGGCCCGACAACGGACGCCAGCGCGCGATGCTGCGCAAGTGGATCACAGAAGAGCAACTGTCGACCGCTCACTTCCTGGGACAGGCGCATCAGCGGGGAAAGCCTGGGCCCGTGCCGGCCAAGCGCCCCCAAGAGATCCTGGTTCGGCACGACCGCAAGCACCGCACGAGAACCCGCCTACTGCGGCGAGCACTCCGAGAAATCGGCGTGCCTGAGCGCTGCGCCGGGTGCGGGGTCCTCCCGGAGTGGCTCGGCAGGCCCATGACCCTGGAGGTCGATCACATCAGCGGGGACTGGAGCGACGACCGGCAGGAGAACCTGCGGTTACTGTGCCCCAACTGCCACGCGATTACGAGCACGTGGTGCAGGGGAGGCAGAAGGCTACGGAAGACTCCCGGTACGATGGCAGGCAACTAG
- a CDS encoding sensor histidine kinase translates to MGIRGRIALAISGMTALAVVVLGFAVHHIADAERERSARAYQDERLSSALQIYERDGTLALGAQLDDATLPRPLRAAVFHNRSGTYLSGGDDPRVWAATGVGGEGDRPTRSLSVSAAYPEDDPAQVALDRALLIAGCGTVVLMAVVSWFVSQRLSRRLRLSAAAARRIAAGEPPDADALASNGRDEVAELGRSVHHMAMSLAARVEAEREFTADVAHELRTPVAGLVAAAELLPEPRAVELVRDRAQAMRRLVEDLLEVSRLDAGVERADLDACELPSLVRGIVQRAARQRGVDDLAVSVTVEGEPVIVETDRRRVERVLVNLLANAAKHGEPPIEVVVAGSRIVVRDHGPGYPAELCAEGPRRFRTAAPERGTGHGLGLTIAAGQAEVLGARLEFGAAEGGGAEAVLELPDRTVVTVPEAVPAP, encoded by the coding sequence ATGGGCATTCGAGGCCGGATCGCCCTGGCCATTTCGGGTATGACGGCGCTTGCGGTGGTGGTGCTCGGCTTCGCCGTGCACCACATTGCCGACGCCGAGAGGGAGCGGTCGGCCCGGGCGTATCAGGATGAGCGGCTGAGTTCGGCGCTGCAGATCTATGAGCGGGACGGCACGTTGGCGCTGGGCGCCCAGCTGGACGACGCGACGTTGCCGCGGCCGCTGCGGGCGGCGGTGTTCCACAACCGCTCGGGGACGTATCTCAGCGGCGGCGACGACCCGCGGGTGTGGGCGGCGACCGGGGTCGGCGGGGAGGGCGACCGGCCGACGCGTTCGCTGTCGGTGTCGGCGGCGTATCCGGAGGACGATCCGGCGCAGGTGGCGCTGGACCGGGCGCTGCTGATCGCGGGGTGCGGCACGGTCGTGCTGATGGCGGTGGTGTCGTGGTTCGTGTCGCAGCGGCTGTCGCGGCGGCTGCGGCTGAGCGCGGCGGCGGCGCGGCGGATCGCGGCGGGGGAGCCGCCGGACGCGGACGCGCTGGCCAGCAACGGCCGGGACGAGGTGGCCGAGTTGGGCCGCAGCGTGCACCACATGGCGATGTCGTTGGCGGCGCGGGTGGAGGCGGAGCGGGAGTTCACCGCGGACGTGGCGCACGAGCTGCGCACGCCGGTGGCGGGGCTGGTGGCGGCGGCGGAGCTGTTGCCGGAGCCGCGGGCGGTGGAGCTGGTGCGGGACCGGGCGCAGGCGATGCGGCGGCTGGTGGAGGACCTGCTGGAGGTCTCGCGGTTGGACGCGGGGGTGGAGCGGGCCGATCTGGACGCCTGTGAGTTGCCGTCGCTGGTGCGCGGGATCGTGCAGCGGGCGGCGCGGCAGCGCGGGGTGGACGACCTCGCGGTGTCGGTGACGGTCGAGGGCGAGCCGGTGATCGTGGAGACGGACCGGCGGCGGGTGGAGCGGGTCCTGGTGAACCTGCTGGCGAACGCGGCCAAGCACGGCGAGCCGCCGATCGAGGTGGTGGTGGCCGGATCGCGGATCGTGGTGCGGGACCACGGGCCGGGGTATCCGGCGGAGCTGTGCGCGGAGGGGCCGCGGCGGTTCCGTACGGCGGCGCCGGAGCGCGGTACGGGGCACGGGCTGGGGTTGACGATCGCGGCCGGGCAGGCCGAGGTGCTGGGGGCGCGGCTGGAGTTCGGCGCCGCCGAGGGGGGCGGCGCCGAGGCGGTGTTGGAGCTGCCGGACCGGACCGTGGTGACGGTCCCGGAGGCGGTGCCGGCGCCGTAG
- the rdgB gene encoding RdgB/HAM1 family non-canonical purine NTP pyrophosphatase: protein MESPTGGRPAAHRRLVLATRNNGKIAELRAILDAADLDVELVGADAYPDVPDVKETGVTFAENALLKAHALAQATGHPAVADDSGLCVTVLGGAPGIFSARWAGRHGDDQANLDLLLAQLSDIADEHRAAHFACAAALALPDGTERVVEGTLDGTLRRTPAGTGGFGYDPILQPEGETRTCAELTPAEKNAISHRGKAFRALAPVVRELLG, encoded by the coding sequence ATGGAGTCACCCACCGGCGGCCGCCCGGCGGCCCACCGCCGCCTCGTCCTCGCCACCCGTAACAACGGCAAGATCGCCGAACTCCGCGCCATCCTCGACGCGGCCGACCTCGACGTCGAACTCGTCGGCGCCGACGCCTATCCCGACGTCCCCGACGTCAAGGAGACCGGCGTCACCTTCGCCGAGAACGCGCTCCTCAAGGCGCACGCCCTCGCCCAGGCCACCGGACACCCGGCCGTCGCCGACGACTCCGGCCTCTGCGTCACGGTCCTCGGCGGCGCCCCCGGCATCTTCTCCGCCCGCTGGGCCGGCCGGCACGGCGACGACCAGGCCAACCTCGACCTGCTGCTCGCCCAGCTCTCCGACATCGCCGACGAACACCGCGCCGCCCACTTCGCCTGCGCCGCGGCCCTCGCCCTCCCCGACGGCACCGAGCGCGTCGTCGAGGGCACCCTCGACGGAACCCTCCGCCGCACCCCCGCCGGCACCGGCGGCTTCGGCTACGACCCCATCCTCCAGCCGGAGGGGGAGACCCGTACCTGCGCCGAACTGACCCCCGCCGAGAAGAACGCCATCAGCCACCGCGGAAAGGCGTTCCGCGCGCTGGCACCGGTGGTGCGGGAGTTGTTGGGCTGA
- a CDS encoding HNH endonuclease, whose product MPVSPYTRERLAAAASSSRTLSETLAKLGADPRSSQRNYLRERMRKLGVDTSHFEREGVKWTKEILEPVVALSTSVNEVVRRLGLDCVGGHQTHIARRIKACGIDTSHFSTVVRTENMRYNQRRRTAEEILVEATSAHARRLPNSRLKRAMRELGVAERCTLCGIEPVWRGDPLPLEVDHIDGNWRDNRIRNLRFLCPNCHSTTDSYRGRGKRRTKGGAA is encoded by the coding sequence ATGCCGGTGAGTCCGTACACCCGGGAGCGACTGGCGGCCGCGGCGTCGTCATCACGGACGCTGTCGGAGACGTTGGCGAAGTTGGGCGCGGACCCACGGAGTTCGCAACGGAACTACCTCAGAGAGCGGATGAGGAAGCTGGGGGTGGACACCTCCCACTTCGAGCGGGAGGGGGTGAAGTGGACGAAGGAGATCCTTGAGCCCGTGGTCGCCCTGTCCACAAGCGTCAACGAGGTCGTACGCCGCCTCGGACTTGATTGCGTAGGTGGCCACCAGACCCACATCGCCCGGCGGATCAAGGCATGCGGGATCGACACTTCACACTTCTCAACGGTGGTCCGTACCGAGAACATGAGGTACAACCAACGTCGCCGGACGGCCGAAGAGATCCTCGTCGAGGCCACCTCAGCGCACGCCAGACGACTTCCGAACAGCCGGCTCAAGAGGGCGATGCGCGAGCTGGGCGTAGCGGAGCGCTGCACCCTTTGCGGTATCGAGCCCGTCTGGCGAGGGGATCCGCTCCCTCTGGAAGTCGACCACATCGACGGCAACTGGCGGGACAATCGGATCCGAAACCTGCGGTTCCTCTGCCCCAACTGCCATTCGACGACCGATAGTTATCGGGGGCGGGGCAAGCGGCGCACCAAGGGTGGCGCGGCATGA
- a CDS encoding transglycosylase domain-containing protein, which translates to MSDDARHDGTGSEHGETGETGEAAADRPRRTGWRRLVPTWRVVVGGVLLFLLLIVGGLTAGYLLVGIPPANSAAKAQSNVYLYSDGTELARDGDVNRENVPLGQVPRTVQRAVLAAEDRDFYSESAVDPAAMLRAAWNTVTGKGKQSGSTITQQYVKNYYLGQEQTLTRKAKEFFIAIKLDREESKDEILQGYLNTSYYGRNAYGIQAAARAYYGKDVGALTTAEGAYLAALLNAPSAYDITAHPENRPRAVARWNYVLDGMVKQKWLGRAERTAMAFPALTRAPASAGLSGQRGYLVEAVRDYLTGHDILDDGTLRAGGYRITTTIDHKRQNAFVKAVRTRLMDQLDGHRTVDGYVRAGGASIDPATGRVVALYGGIDYAKQFVNSATRRDYQVGSTFKPLVFASAVQNESVTQDGSPITPNTVYDGTNKRMTVSHGHPTGFAPGNEDDRSYGPITVTEATDKSVNAVYAQMGIDVGPDTVRKTAVALGIPADTPSLATSQGAISLGTATPSVLDMTQVYATLAHHGRQRPYTLIDHVTKAGEAIDLPEREETAAVERAAADTTTQMLRSVVEGGTGTAAQAAGRPAAGKTGTAEQDKAAWFAGYTPDLATVVAVLGQHPETAVQEPLYGVAGRDRLNGGDFPAQIWADYTAAALAGRPARDFDLRLQDGAEPSPSAVPSADDSESASDSASPSTGPTDSATPTGSGAPTGTGAPTGPTGRPTLPPTPTEVPTTAEPTEEFPTVGPPDADDYAQRWTGG; encoded by the coding sequence ATGAGCGACGACGCGCGGCACGACGGCACGGGCAGCGAGCACGGCGAGACCGGCGAGACCGGCGAGGCAGCCGCCGACCGCCCCCGGCGCACGGGCTGGCGCCGGCTCGTGCCGACCTGGCGGGTGGTGGTGGGGGGCGTGCTGCTCTTCCTGCTGCTGATCGTGGGCGGGCTGACCGCCGGCTACCTCCTCGTCGGCATCCCGCCCGCCAACAGCGCCGCGAAGGCGCAGAGCAACGTCTACCTCTACTCCGACGGTACGGAACTGGCCCGCGACGGCGACGTGAACCGCGAGAACGTCCCGCTCGGCCAGGTGCCCAGGACCGTCCAGCGGGCCGTACTGGCCGCCGAGGACCGGGACTTCTACTCGGAGTCCGCGGTCGACCCGGCCGCGATGCTGCGCGCCGCCTGGAACACCGTTACAGGCAAGGGGAAGCAGTCCGGCTCCACCATCACCCAGCAGTACGTCAAGAACTACTACCTCGGCCAGGAACAGACCCTCACCCGCAAGGCCAAGGAGTTCTTCATCGCCATCAAGCTGGACCGCGAGGAGAGCAAGGACGAGATCCTCCAGGGCTACCTCAACACCAGCTACTACGGCCGCAACGCCTACGGCATCCAGGCCGCCGCCCGGGCGTACTACGGCAAGGACGTCGGCGCGCTCACCACCGCCGAGGGCGCCTACCTCGCCGCCCTCCTCAACGCCCCCAGCGCCTACGACATCACCGCCCACCCCGAGAACCGACCGCGCGCCGTGGCCCGTTGGAACTACGTCCTGGACGGCATGGTCAAGCAGAAGTGGCTCGGCCGCGCCGAACGCACCGCGATGGCCTTCCCCGCCCTCACCCGGGCCCCCGCCTCCGCCGGCCTCTCCGGCCAGCGCGGCTACCTCGTCGAAGCGGTCCGGGACTACCTCACCGGCCACGACATCCTCGACGACGGCACCCTGCGGGCCGGTGGCTACCGCATCACCACCACCATCGACCACAAGCGGCAGAACGCCTTCGTCAAGGCCGTCCGCACCCGGCTGATGGACCAACTCGACGGCCACCGCACGGTGGACGGCTACGTCCGGGCCGGCGGCGCCTCCATCGACCCCGCCACCGGCCGGGTCGTCGCCCTCTACGGCGGCATCGACTACGCCAAGCAGTTCGTCAACAGCGCCACCCGCCGCGACTACCAGGTCGGCTCCACCTTCAAGCCGCTCGTCTTCGCCTCCGCCGTCCAGAACGAGTCCGTCACCCAGGACGGCTCCCCGATCACCCCCAACACCGTCTACGACGGCACCAACAAGCGGATGACCGTCAGCCACGGCCACCCCACCGGCTTCGCCCCCGGCAACGAGGACGACCGCTCCTACGGCCCGATCACCGTCACCGAGGCCACCGACAAGTCCGTCAACGCGGTCTACGCGCAGATGGGCATCGACGTCGGCCCGGACACCGTCCGCAAGACCGCGGTGGCCCTCGGCATCCCCGCCGACACCCCCAGCCTCGCCACCTCCCAGGGCGCCATCTCCCTGGGCACCGCGACGCCCAGCGTGCTGGACATGACCCAGGTCTACGCGACCCTGGCGCACCACGGCCGGCAGCGCCCGTACACCCTGATCGACCACGTCACCAAGGCCGGCGAGGCCATCGACCTGCCGGAGCGCGAGGAGACCGCCGCCGTCGAGCGGGCCGCCGCCGACACCACCACCCAGATGCTGCGCAGCGTCGTCGAGGGCGGCACCGGCACCGCCGCGCAGGCCGCCGGACGCCCGGCGGCCGGCAAGACCGGCACCGCGGAGCAGGACAAGGCCGCCTGGTTCGCCGGCTACACCCCCGACCTGGCCACCGTCGTCGCCGTCCTGGGCCAGCACCCGGAGACCGCCGTCCAGGAACCGCTCTACGGAGTCGCCGGGCGGGACCGCCTCAACGGCGGCGACTTCCCCGCCCAGATCTGGGCCGACTACACCGCGGCGGCGCTGGCCGGCCGCCCCGCCCGCGACTTCGACCTCCGGCTCCAGGACGGCGCCGAGCCGAGCCCGTCCGCCGTGCCGTCCGCCGACGACTCGGAGTCGGCGAGCGATTCGGCCTCCCCGAGCACCGGCCCGACCGACAGCGCCACGCCCACCGGCAGCGGGGCGCCGACCGGCACCGGCGCCCCCACCGGCCCGACCGGCCGACCGACCCTCCCGCCGACCCCCACCGAGGTGCCGACCACCGCCGAGCCCACCGAGGAGTTCCCGACCGTGGGCCCACCGGACGCCGACGACTACGCGCAGCGGTGGACCGGCGGCTAA
- a CDS encoding ABC transporter permease: MLYMAVAAGSFRRYATYRAATAAGIVTNTVFGFIIAYAYLALWDQRPHLGGYGPAQALTFVWAGQALLAVAMIATGGLSELQERIRSGDVAVDLYRPADLQLWWLAADLGRAGIQLFGRGVAPMAVGALAFPLALPGDPLTWGWFLLSALLGVVVSFALRYLVALSTFWLLDSSGLAMISGLSGMFFSGMVLPLRVFPDGLSDVAQLLPWAALLQVPADVLIGARTGGALLRGLAFQAAWAAALLALGRLLQSAATRKVVVHGG, from the coding sequence GTGTTGTACATGGCGGTGGCGGCCGGCAGCTTCCGGCGGTACGCCACCTATCGCGCCGCCACCGCCGCGGGCATCGTCACCAACACCGTCTTCGGCTTCATCATCGCCTACGCCTACCTCGCCCTGTGGGACCAGCGGCCGCACCTGGGCGGCTACGGCCCGGCGCAGGCGCTGACCTTCGTCTGGGCCGGCCAGGCGCTGCTGGCCGTCGCCATGATCGCCACCGGCGGCCTGTCCGAACTCCAGGAGCGGATCCGCAGCGGCGACGTCGCGGTGGACCTCTACCGGCCCGCCGACCTCCAGCTGTGGTGGCTCGCCGCGGATCTGGGCCGGGCCGGCATCCAGCTGTTCGGGCGCGGCGTGGCACCGATGGCGGTGGGCGCCCTGGCCTTCCCGCTGGCACTTCCCGGCGACCCGCTGACCTGGGGCTGGTTCCTGCTGTCGGCGCTGCTGGGCGTGGTGGTCAGCTTCGCGCTGCGCTACCTCGTCGCGCTGTCGACGTTCTGGCTGCTGGACAGCTCGGGACTGGCCATGATCAGCGGCCTGTCCGGCATGTTCTTCTCCGGGATGGTGCTGCCGCTGCGGGTCTTCCCCGACGGGCTGTCCGACGTCGCCCAACTGCTGCCGTGGGCGGCGCTCCTGCAGGTGCCGGCCGACGTCCTGATCGGCGCGCGGACCGGCGGGGCGCTGCTGCGCGGGCTGGCGTTCCAGGCGGCCTGGGCGGCGGCGCTGCTGGCGCTGGGACGGCTGCTGCAGTCCGCCGCCACCCGCAAGGTGGTGGTCCACGGTGGCTAG
- the bcp gene encoding thioredoxin-dependent thiol peroxidase produces MSERLQPGDTAPAFTLPDADGKQVSLADHKGRKVIVYFYPAALTPGCTKQACDFTDNLDFLAGHGYDVIGISPDKPEKLAKFREKEDLKVTLLGDPDKEVLTSYGAFGEKKLYGKTVTGVIRSTVVVDEDGKVERALYNVKATGHVAKIIKDLGL; encoded by the coding sequence ATGAGCGAGCGACTCCAGCCCGGCGACACCGCGCCCGCCTTCACGCTCCCCGACGCCGACGGCAAGCAGGTCTCGCTCGCCGACCACAAGGGGCGCAAGGTCATCGTCTACTTCTACCCGGCCGCGCTGACCCCCGGCTGCACCAAGCAGGCGTGCGACTTCACCGACAACCTCGACTTCCTCGCCGGCCACGGCTACGACGTCATCGGCATCTCCCCCGACAAGCCGGAGAAGCTCGCGAAGTTCCGCGAGAAGGAGGACCTCAAGGTCACCCTGCTCGGCGACCCGGACAAGGAGGTGCTCACCTCCTACGGCGCCTTCGGCGAGAAGAAGCTCTACGGCAAGACGGTCACCGGCGTGATCCGCTCCACCGTCGTCGTCGACGAGGACGGCAAGGTCGAGCGCGCGCTGTACAACGTCAAGGCCACCGGCCACGTCGCCAAGATCATCAAGGATCTGGGGCTGTAA
- a CDS encoding GroES family chaperonin — translation MLHDRVLVRTDIPEGERRSSGGIVIPATAAVGRRLAWAEVVAVGQNVRTVEVGDRVLYDPEDRAEVEVRGVAYVLMRERDLHAVAAERLEGAEDSTGLYL, via the coding sequence ATGCTGCACGACCGCGTGCTGGTCCGGACGGACATCCCCGAGGGCGAGCGGCGCTCGTCCGGGGGCATCGTCATTCCCGCGACCGCGGCGGTCGGACGCCGCCTGGCCTGGGCCGAGGTCGTCGCGGTGGGGCAGAACGTACGGACCGTCGAGGTGGGCGACCGGGTGCTGTACGACCCCGAGGACCGGGCCGAGGTCGAGGTGCGCGGGGTGGCGTACGTGTTGATGCGCGAGCGCGATCTGCACGCGGTGGCCGCGGAGCGCCTGGAGGGCGCGGAGGACTCGACCGGCCTGTACCTGTAG
- a CDS encoding DMT family transporter yields the protein MAWILLVVAGLLEVGWSIGMKFTDGFTRLWPSVATGAGIVVSMVLLSYAARTLPIGTAYGVWVGIGAAGAAVVGMLVLGEPATAARIFFICLLLVAVVGLKATSGH from the coding sequence ATGGCATGGATCCTGCTCGTCGTCGCCGGCCTGCTGGAGGTCGGCTGGTCGATCGGCATGAAGTTCACCGACGGATTCACCCGGCTGTGGCCCAGTGTCGCCACCGGCGCGGGCATCGTCGTCAGCATGGTGCTGCTCTCCTACGCGGCCCGGACCCTGCCCATCGGCACCGCCTACGGCGTCTGGGTCGGCATCGGCGCGGCCGGCGCGGCGGTGGTCGGGATGCTGGTGCTCGGCGAGCCCGCGACCGCCGCCCGGATCTTCTTCATCTGTCTGCTGTTGGTCGCCGTCGTCGGCCTGAAGGCGACGTCCGGCCACTGA